The genome window TCAACCCCAGAATCAAATGCTGTGTGCTTTTAGGCATACTTCATTTGTTAAGGTTATAGGTAGACTGCAGTTCATTTGTAATGGGTGTTTAGTAGCACAGGGATCTTGACATATCCAGATATATGTATAAAGGGActgtgtgtttatatacacaGGTGAACATATTTAGCATGTACTGAAGCTGTGCTTTGCTTCTCAGCCAACAGCTGCCAAGCTGTTGAAACTGATAAGACCTGACAAGGCAGCCTGATTACTGAGGTTGGCTGAAGGCCACACCATCCCCTAAGATAACCACCAGAACCTTTCACTAAAGAGTGGGGAAGTAATGCAAGCCCAGATTTGTTTTACTGAAGGCTGGCaagagcaggaaggaggaaggctATTCAGCACAGTAATGATGTGTACCTAGCATAtgcctttcttttctgctttagAAGACAAAATGGAGTTGATTACCAGTGAAAGAGGCTTATCAGCTCTTTGTTCCTACAGTGGGCTTTCATGGGTTAAGTGGTTAATCTGTAGTCATTTCAAGTGCTTTCTGTGGTTAGCCACTACAGTTCAGAGGCAGTATGAGAGTTAGACTTGACCAAACGTTtgcaggcagggctgggcctcTTCAGATGGTCTCAACCAGTCTCTAACACAGGAGATGAAAAAGTTGTGGTGGAAAATCCCCTGATCCATTGTCACATCTCCAACCACTCAGTTGTCTAAGCAAGAAAGGTAAAGGTTGTTACCCTTGACACCTGCCTCTCAGCCCCACTTTCATCCCAGTCCTTTTGCTCTTACTTCCCAAATATGTCCACCTCTCTTCACCCTCATTGCCACCCCACTAGTCTGAACCATTATCACCTCCCATCTTGATTACTGCAATAGCTTACCTACTGCAATAGTAACTGGTTTCCCTGCTTTATTGGTGGTTCCAGGCTTTCTATATAGGTAAAACTTAAGGACAGTAAGCAGACTAGTGACCCtgtcttaaaattaaatttgtatattaaaCACACTATTTCTATCTTGAGTGTACATTTGGGGTGCAGGGAAGAGGCTTCAAAGATGACTAATGGGAAGTGTCTTGCAGTTACTTTCACATGTGTGATGAGGTGAATGGCTGAATCTTGAAACACAGTTGATGTACCTCTGACATTAGCAGCTGCAGTATAAATAGGTACTGTGAGAGTTTGCAGGCTGCTTTTACTAGATTGTATGTTTGGTAAgcaggactggctacataatttgtggagctcagtgcaaaataaaaatgtaggccCTCCTGTTcagaaattaagaatttcaaaacagATTCAGTAGAGCATGAAACCAAGTGTGGACTCTTCTGAGTGCAGGCTCTGTGCAACTCAACAGGTTGCATGTCCATGAAACTGATTCTGCTGGTACAGTTTAGGGTATAGTGACTGTGTGTTGGGGGGTATAATAGAGATTATGAGGGTACTAGGCCCTCTCCAGTCTCTCCAGGGTGCTACCACTGCACTGCTTCCCTTCCTGCTCCTCTCTAATCCATCCACTACATCCAACAGCCAAAACGctctattaaaaaaattcatatcATATCATGTCTCTCCTATCTTTAAACCTGTCAATAGCTTCCCATGTCACCATGAATAAAGTACAAAATCTTCAGTGTGTTTCAAAGAGTCCTGTTTACTCTGACCCCAATGACCTCTTTAATCTCATTTCATGCCACTCTTCTCCCTCACTCAATACATTGCCATCAAACTGGCctcctttcattttctctgatGTACCATGTTCTTTCTCATCTCTGAGCCTTTGCATATGCTGATTCCTCTATTTGGAATATTAGGTTCCTCTAGTTTTGCTTTTCCTTCAGAACATTTATCACAGTTTATAATCATGTATTCCTATGAGGATTTCTTTACATCTAGCTACCCCACTAGGATATAAGCTTGTTGAGGACAAAAATAATGTTTGCATTGATTATTATTGTATGTTCAAAACTTAGCTGGGCACATAAGACATgatcagtgaatatttgttgaaggaatgaataaactTTCAATCATGCAGGCCCACACAGAGGAATTGCTTCATTCTAGCAGTTCTTCTAGTCTGATGGTACAGTATCCCCACCTGGAGGCAGGTACCATTCTCTTTGGCTAGGGATGACACCAAATGATCTTATCATCCCTTTCATCATCCTTTCATTAATGCCACCCATTATGCCATCAGTAGGAAATTTCTCTTGAAGTCACTTCATCTTATTCTGTTATAGCTGTTATTGTAACAGGCTTCTTTATCTTTACCACCTTCTCTGTgttctctttcatttgttttgcaGCAACTTACCTTCTTTAAGCTTCAGGGAGGCTTGCCTTCTGGCTTTATTACATACAAGGACTGACTGTTTCTGTCTGTTTTGTGCAGGAACACAAAAATGAGGCAAGCAAAGGCATTACTTTCCTTTATGCTGATGCTCTGGATAATATTATGCCCTAAAGAGAGAGGTTACCTGTCTGCCAGCCTGCCCCAGCCATTCCAAACcagatagaaattaaaaatatagaaatagtgCTTttgggatggccagtttgctcagctggttagagcatggtgctgatagcaccaaggtccaagTTTCGATTCCTGTGCCAGGTcatcctctaaaaaaaaaaaaagaaaagaaaacagtgctTTTTACTCTGTGCCAGTTTTTAATTTGGTCAACCTCTTGAAATTGTGTGCCTATTTTATACTTTAATTGGTTTATGTACAGGTTCATTTTTCtgcaaaatgatatttttattagctccttCAAGctaataaaaaactatttttttaaattaaaaaaaccccactatATTTTATTAGCTCCTTCGAAAAGTCAGAGATCTGAAAAAAGTGCCCCAAGCTTTGtatccctgctttatttctcccTGTGAGTGACAAAATCTGCAAGGCTGATTGTGTTCTTTTTCTAATCCACTTTGTGTTGCAACTCCAGGATGCATCCTGAACCTTGTTTTCAAGTGAACTTTGTAAACAAGCCCTCAGCTTAACAGGCATTTTGAACCATATGAACAATAAATGCATCATAAAATTTCCTGTTTGAAAAACAAGGCATCTGAGATAATTATGCACTGCATTTAGCTACTGacgttttagttatttttattaatgtcatTAACATAATTTATTGTTTCTGATTACTTTTCTGAAAGACCTGAGTGTGGTCACCCTGGCTTTCAGAACTGTGTCAACAGTGCTAGCTGGGAAACCACcatcacacattttttaaaactccaaacATTACTAAGCATAAGGCTGGATTTAGGGCCTAAAAATAATTCAGTTGGAATGTAAAGAATAAACTGAAACAACGTTATGCAACAAGCCTTTAGCATATGTGTACGTATGTCTGTATATATGATGTCAAGAGATACACATTTATTACAGTGCTTTGAGGGGTTATTTATTATTTGACCTCTTAAAATTCTTAAGTACAAAAAAAGTGGATCTTCATTAATcagtattctttttaattttttcttcctcttttcttgccaaggaaattttaaagatgtttcttccctcacttccttccttccttccatgtaCTGTCCATGCCCAGTATAAATCTACAGTCACTGCAACTCGAATGGATGAAACTCCATGCTAACAAATCACCAGAAGGAGAACTCTTTGCTGTGGTGTTTCCTTCTAGATAGGACCATCGAACCAAAGACGCATTCTAGtgatgtttgttgttgttgtttttctattctctttaacGATGATTAAGTAAGCCAACTCAAGattccacaagaaaaaaaatagatgccCAGATTTGGCtaattctttatcattttttgatTTAAACCCGACGATGCTTTGGGGAGAATTCTGGCGCCTGCTGCCACAAATGCAAACACACACCCGCACTCTTTCCAAGATACAGGTTTTCAAGCAAAATCCTCTGAGCTGccaatacatttcatttaaagaaagaattgGCTTGGTTTTCAAGCGACATATCTCTAAGTACAAGAGAGACAAAGCGCACCCAGGCTGATAAGGCACGTGCCAAGGCTCAAGGTGGGAATTCCTGGTACAGCCACGACGCTGCTGGCGTAGGCACTGGAGCCTGGTGGAACCGAGCCACCGAATCTCTCTCCTTGGATTGCTTTCCTTGTTAAAACCGCCTGCAGCTCAAAGAGAAGTTTGAGCCAAGAACACACTTCGTGATCCTGCCCTGGAGCAAGATTTTAGTTTCCCCCATGGAATCACGGGCTTTCCTGGAGGAGGCAACGAGGTACAGCCGCAGAGTTCTCTGCAGACGGAACCCCCTAGGGCTGGTGGGGACTGGAAGGAACGAGTCCAGACCACGGGACCTTCCCTGGCTGTGGACCGACACCCAGCTGTCCTTGACCTCCCCGGCAGTCGGAGGCGCGCGCTGGGGAAATGAAAGTAAAACCTGCGCTGGCGCAGACCCTATTTGGAAACTGGAGACAAATAGGTCGCATCGTCAGAGAGACTAACAGACAGCCCGCCCTGGACAGGATCGGTGCGAAGAGGCTGACTCGCCAGGGAGGAACTGAAAAGACGAGAAATGGGAGGCATGAGAGAAAAACAATTGTTAGGCTGAGGAGGCTTCTAGAAACACAGCAGGCACACAGCAATACCTGCCGTCAGCGGTGCAGACAGATTAGCCGTCTGACCTGGTCTGCTACGGTGACTGCCCTACGGCCAGCCAGGCGGCCGAGCCGGGCCAGGTCGCCGCGCTGCACCGCTCTGACCCTCCGCGTCCCAAGCCCTTACCAGAGCCAGGAATCTGTCCACCGCCCTCAGCTGGAACTCAGATGCGCTCAGGTGACTCCCTCGGGGAAGAGTCCTCAGAATAAATAACCGCAGCGCGGCCATGTCTTCCCCAGGTTCAATGTCCACTGTTCAGTCTGGAGAGCAAAAAGGCTGCTGAGCCAGCAGTGCGTGGCCCAGACCATACTGTGGACAAGGTCCGCACCACCCAGCGCCCAGCCGCCTTTGCACTGGGTCTCAGAACCATTATGGCAGAGCAGGCAGGACGCTTAGAGATCTGCTGGGGGCACGTCCTAGATGGGGACACTAGAGAGAGGACGTGACTTACCCATGTTCACATAGCGAATTGCCAAGAGGGTGAGTACTAGAAGCCGGTATAGTCAGTGGTCTTGCACCCTCAGCCTCTCATTCTAGTTGCTGAGCTTCGAGACGTTAGAATGGGGGTAGTTGGTAAGACACAAGAAACCCGCATGCAAGAAGTAGGGATCCCCGCGGGGCTGAGCTTTTCCTCCCCAGTTTGGCCCCCAGAAGGGAAGTAAGAAAGTGAAGTCAAGAAGCAGTGATGGAAGAGCTCAAACGGGTGACAAAGGTGTTTGGGGTGATTCATCATGAACAGGCACAAATCCTTGGGCGGGGGCTGGGATTCTCCTCTCCCCCTTGACGAGATGGTGACCCCAGCCTAGAAGAATCCACGCCGCGCCCCAGTCGGCCGTGCTTGCTTGTTGGGCCGAGTTAGGACTCTCCTGCTTCTTTAGCCTGACTTCGGGCAAGATTCTTCCTCTCTCTGAACTTCAATTTTCTACTTGGCAGAACGTGAAAAGTAGTGTTACTTTCTTCGCCTAACTCAGGGGTTGGTGTGAAGATCAAAGGAGATTGGGATGTGACtgtgctttgtaaactgtgaaGCGATTATCATACATGAAGCATTAGTGTGCTCCCTGGCAGTCAATCCTCACGTTTACAATGGGTGAATGAAGGCAGCCGGGCAAACTCTCAGGTTATAACCTTATAAGGCATAATTGGATTACAAGGGGGCGGTATCCTTCTGCTTGATTTTGGTTACTCCTATATTTCCAAACAGGCATGTAAATTCTGAAATTTCAGATAATTCCCCCCCCATCCTAATTCTCAATTCAGCCTTTCCGAGCCTTGCCCCTATTGCGAAATCTTGCTTGCCCATCCCCAACCCCCCCAGTCTCAGCCGCCCTCGTGGGGGGTGCGGTGGGGGATGAGGGGGCTGGCGAGCCCGGCTCCTCTCTGCTCTTCACTGTACCCTGCCCCTGTGGCTCCGCGGGAGTCTGGGGTCGCGGCCAGGTCAGGCGCTGAGCCGGCAGGGGGCGCGGTTCTCTTGAGGCCACAACTCCCCAAGTCCAGAACTCGGACCATGCGCGCGGTCTCCCCAGCTGGCTCTTGCTGTTCTTTGCCAGGAGGTCCCGCACGCTAGGCTGCATAGGTCCTGGGTAAGGACCCCAAGAAGTTCCACTGGCACTCCTTCGCCCCGGCTTACCGTCTGAACCCTGTGCCCAGAAAGTTAGGTCTGTGGCAGTTCTTGCACCAGCCTCCTGGAACCCATCTCTGAGTCCTCTAAGCACAGGGGACCCCCCAACCCACACCCACAGGCAAGCAAGGCGCGAGCCCGAGTGCAGGAGCGCGCGCGCCCATGGAACGAAAGGGAGGGCGCGAGGGCGGTAGGGCagcccaggccccgcccccccgTGCTCTTATAAAGCGCAGGAACCAGAGCTGGCTACTCAGTGGTTTCTTGGTGACACTAGGTAGAAGAGCTTGATCTTTGCCACCTCTGAGTTCTCGCCGCAGCTGAACTCAGACTTCGGGGTTTTGCTACTGCCAGAGGGACGTACAGAAGTACTCTCTCCTTCAACTACTTGACAGATCGCCTATCAGCAGGTAGGTGCCGCAGGCCCGGCGGGttaaaggggggtggggggagaggttGCAGAGACCCGAAACTGGGAGTGCTAGGTGAGGGGAATAACCCATTTGGAGGGGCAGGGGGAGTTTTCTGCGGAGTGCACGCCGCATCCCGGGCGCAGCTTATACACACAGCTGGAGCTCCAGAGAGTCACAGTCCCTTCTGCTCGTCTGCCAAGTTCCAAGAAGTTGAGCAGGGAACCTCTGGGAACCTGCCTCTGTGCAGCGCCCCCACCCCCCGCTTCCCCGCGGGGCCTGTCACCCGCCCGGCGGGTGCAAACGTTTCTGGCGCCTCTCTGCGCCCCGGGGAGATAAGCGTCTGAGCCAGGCAGAGCGCTGGCTGAACCCGCCCGCGCCGGGGCCCCCGCCCGTCCTCCGTGCCCCACCCGGGCAGTGCAGCTGGCCCGGGTGCTCACGCTCGGCTCGTCTCTCCTTTTTCAGGATCTGCGCATCGCCGCCGGGATGAAGCTGGTTTCCGTCGCCCTGATGTACCTGGGCTCACTCGCCTTTCTAGGTGCAGACACCGCGCGGTTCGACGTGGCGTCGGAGTTCCGAAAAAAGTGAGTCCGCGGCAACACATTCCCCTGTCTTGGTACCTGGCAGACTAGGGGAACAAACCGTTGGTCCCCAGGGGTTAGAAGTGACTGGGAACAGGAACGGGCCAGGACGTCGCCTGGACGCACGCGATTCGGGTCTACTTGTGCTTTACAGATGGAATAAGTGGGCTCTAAGTCGCGAGAAGAGGGATCTGCTGGCGTCCACCAACTACCCCACCGGGCTCGCCGACGTGAAGGCTGGGCCTACCCAGACTCTCATTCGGCTCCAAGACATGAAGGGTACCTCTCACAGCCCCGAGGCCAGGTAACTATGCCCCGCGTAGTGGGGGAAGGGGGGTCGTGCGGGAGGAGCTCTCCCTATACCGGCCCTGGGGTTCGTCATGGCTGGATGACAGCTCAGCTGGCGCGAGCAGTTTCCAGCTCCCTCTCTGGTCCTAGAATGACTCCTGTCCATGGTGGCTGGGGTCAAAGCCCTGCTGGATGGGGTCTCAAGTGGCCTTCCTTCTTCTCCACAGCAGTCCGGACGCCGCCCGCATCCGAGTCAAGCGCTACCGCCAGAGCATGAACAACTTCCAGGGCCTGCGGAGCTTCGGTTGCCGCTTCGGGACGTGCACGGTGCAGAAGCTGGCGCACCAGATCTATCAGTTCACAGACAAGGACAAGGATGGCGCCGCCCCCAGGAGCAAGATCAGCCCCCAGGGCTACGGCCGCCGGCGCAGGCGCTCCCTGCCAGAGGCCGACCCAGGCCGGACTCTGGGGTCTCACGAGCCACAGGCACCCGAGGCTCCGTCCTCCCGTGTGCACAGAGTGCTCGCCACCCTTTTTAGGATTTAGGCGCCAGTGGCAGCAGCGAACAGTCGCGCAAGCATCCCGCTGGCGCCTCCCGGGGCGGAGGGCTTTTGGAGCCATATGGACACTGGGCTGTCACAGCCCTGCAGAGACCCCGAGGGCACGGTCCAGCGGCGAGCCCTGGTTTTGCAGGGGCCTCACCTCCTCCTCGGGGCAGCGCTTTCTTTGCTCTGATCAGTCCCGGGTGTCCCAGGGGGGCAGAGGAATCCGAGGGAATCTCTGCCAggcagaaaggaaaggagaaactgAGAATTAAGTGTTGAGACCCCCGGGTCAGGAGTCTAAGCCACTGCCGTGCCCGCCCACGAACTGATTTCTCACGGGTGTCACCCCACCAGGGCGCAAGCCTCACTATTACTTGAACTTTCCAAAACCTAGAGAGGAGAAGTGCAATGCGTGTTGTACATACAGAGGTAACTATCAATATTTAAGTTTGTTGCTGTCAAGATTTTTTTGTAACTTCAAATACAGAGATATTTTTGTACGTTATATATTGTATTAAGGGCATTTTAAAGCAATTGTATTGTCCCCCTCCCCCTATTTTAAGACGTGAATGTCTCAGCGAGGTGTAACATTGTGGTTTGCAGCGCGGAACgtgagagtgtgtgtgcgtgAACGATAGAGAAGAGACTCATTACCTCCCGCGGAAGAAGGAAACACCATGTCTCTGTATAATCTATCTACATAAAATGAGTGATATACCAACAGCAAACCAATAAACTCTCTCGATGCTGATTCATTCTCGGCTCTCGCGTCTAGGGAGGGAGAGCGCCTTGGGGTCCCGCCGCCGGGCTTGGGAAGATGGGACGGCGGCGCGGGCGCGTGCCAGCTCCTCTCCGCGCCGGCCGAGCGGTCTGTCACGAACTCTGCTCTCCACGTGAGGCGCGCAGAGCGCGTGTCCTGGGTGCGAGTCAGGGCTTCGCGGAGACGCCCGAGGTCACTGCCTCGCGTGGCGGCCGGGAGGGGCGGGGTAGGATGAGCCCTAGTGGGGAACCGAGCCTGGACTCTCCGGGTTGCGCAACGTCGTCCTAGATTTATGGAGTTGCTCACGAGACTCTACGCGAAAGCGTGCTTCGGAGAGTTGGGGAGGTCTCCGAGGCCTTCTCAGTGAAGAGTCTGCCCGGCTACCGCGGGTGTTAAAGTTAGAAGCTACCCCAGCAAAGAGTTGGGACATCTCCGGGAAACCCACAGCCAGTAACCGCGGCCCTCTCCCTGCCCGAGTGCCCAGTGGGGCGTGGtgggggggtggaggtggggggaagggggaagaaaggggACTCATAAGCGAGACGGTGGCGCCCCCTGCCGATAGCCTCAGATGCGCCCCAAGAGCCATTCGGCAGTACTCGTACGTGCGGTTTAATAAGTTCTCCTACGTGGGAGTCAGCACACAGCCTtaatgaaagaggaaagaaaaaaacagtttgcAGGTGCCAACCAGGGCCGGCCATCCCCAGACCTGCACGGCGGCTCCCTGTTCTGGGACAGTGACTCAGCGCCCACACGCTGCGCAGCGTGCAGCTGCTGGCCGGAGGCGGGCGGGACGGACGTGCAGCCGGAACCGTGCGCCTCCGACGCCCTGAGACCTTCATTGTTCCTCCTCCCCTTGCcgctctcctcttccttcctccctcccaagcctttttcattttttctccacttctcttcagccttcctttctctccttccttcctcctccttgctTTCTTTATGCCTTATCTTAGAAGGTTGACCCCCAGTTCCGGTGGTAGATGCTGGTAGATGCTAAGCCCCCGTTGAA of Cynocephalus volans isolate mCynVol1 chromosome 4, mCynVol1.pri, whole genome shotgun sequence contains these proteins:
- the ADM gene encoding pro-adrenomedullin, whose amino-acid sequence is MKLVSVALMYLGSLAFLGADTARFDVASEFRKKWNKWALSREKRDLLASTNYPTGLADVKAGPTQTLIRLQDMKGTSHSPEASSPDAARIRVKRYRQSMNNFQGLRSFGCRFGTCTVQKLAHQIYQFTDKDKDGAAPRSKISPQGYGRRRRRSLPEADPGRTLGSHEPQAPEAPSSRVHRVLATLFRI